The following proteins come from a genomic window of Corynebacterium sp. P4-C1:
- the der gene encoding ribosome biogenesis GTPase Der: MTDPNSPRTNDGSDAHSEADETQFQYTQFNPEDYEGEVISEYDAYEEAFEEDLEEVGGEFDDSEFGPADYGEDERDGFTDEEWEELGEAYGITPDGHLEEALPTVAIVGRPNVGKSTLVNRFLGRREAVVEDHPGVTRDRVSYLADWNGQRFWVQDTGGWDPDAKGIHASIAHQSEAAMEDADVIVMVVDAHVGVTDSDAFMARNLQRSNVPVLLVANKFESESQWGDVAEFYSLGLGDPWPVSALHGRGGADVLDEIVKVFPEEPKSARSITEGPRRVALVGKPNVGKSSLLNKLSKSKRAVVDNVAGTTVDPVDELIQLDERLWRFIDTAGLRKKVKNATGHEYYASLRTRGTIDAAEVCVVLIDASQEITEQDQRVISMVLESGKAMVIAFNKWDLMDEDRRYYFDREFDMQLNQLPWVSKINISAETGRGLHRLEKEMITALDNWDKRISTGQLNNWLREAIAANPPPMKNNRLPKVLFATMVSTRPPTIVLFTTGFLDSGYRRYLERKFREQFGYHGTPVRFAVRVRERNPRRR, encoded by the coding sequence ATGACGGATCCGAATAGCCCGCGCACGAACGACGGCTCTGATGCACACTCCGAGGCCGACGAGACCCAGTTCCAATACACCCAGTTCAACCCCGAGGATTACGAGGGCGAAGTCATCTCTGAGTATGACGCGTACGAGGAAGCTTTCGAAGAAGACCTCGAGGAGGTCGGTGGCGAGTTCGACGATTCCGAATTCGGCCCCGCAGACTACGGCGAGGATGAGCGCGACGGCTTTACCGACGAGGAATGGGAAGAACTGGGGGAGGCCTACGGCATCACGCCGGACGGTCACCTGGAGGAGGCGCTGCCGACAGTGGCGATTGTGGGGCGGCCGAACGTCGGCAAGTCCACGCTCGTCAACCGTTTCCTCGGGCGGCGCGAAGCTGTTGTGGAGGACCACCCGGGCGTGACGCGCGACCGCGTGAGCTACCTGGCGGACTGGAATGGGCAACGGTTCTGGGTGCAGGACACCGGCGGCTGGGATCCGGACGCGAAGGGGATCCACGCCTCCATCGCGCACCAGTCGGAAGCGGCCATGGAAGACGCGGACGTCATCGTCATGGTCGTCGACGCGCACGTGGGCGTCACCGATTCAGACGCGTTCATGGCGCGCAACCTGCAGCGTTCCAATGTTCCGGTCCTGCTCGTGGCCAACAAATTCGAGTCCGAGTCGCAGTGGGGCGACGTCGCCGAGTTCTATTCGCTCGGCCTCGGCGACCCCTGGCCGGTCTCCGCCCTGCACGGGCGCGGGGGTGCGGATGTCCTCGATGAGATCGTCAAGGTCTTCCCCGAGGAGCCGAAGTCCGCGCGGTCGATCACGGAGGGGCCGCGGCGTGTGGCGCTCGTTGGCAAGCCAAACGTCGGCAAGTCCAGCCTGCTGAACAAGCTATCCAAGTCGAAGCGCGCTGTCGTCGACAATGTCGCCGGCACCACCGTCGACCCAGTGGATGAACTTATCCAGCTCGACGAACGTCTCTGGCGTTTCATCGATACGGCAGGCCTGCGCAAGAAAGTCAAGAACGCGACGGGCCACGAGTACTACGCGTCGCTGCGCACGCGCGGCACGATCGACGCGGCCGAGGTCTGCGTCGTCCTGATCGACGCCTCCCAGGAGATCACAGAGCAAGACCAACGCGTCATCTCCATGGTGCTCGAATCCGGCAAGGCCATGGTGATCGCCTTCAACAAGTGGGACCTCATGGACGAGGACCGCCGCTACTACTTCGACCGTGAATTCGACATGCAGCTCAACCAGCTGCCGTGGGTCTCCAAGATCAACATCTCCGCCGAGACAGGCCGCGGCCTGCACCGCCTGGAGAAAGAAATGATCACCGCGCTGGACAACTGGGACAAGCGCATCTCCACCGGCCAGTTGAACAACTGGCTGCGCGAGGCGATCGCGGCGAACCCGCCGCCAATGAAGAACAACCGTCTGCCGAAGGTGCTTTTCGCCACGATGGTCAGCACCCGCCCGCCGACAATCGTGCTATTCACCACCGGCTTCCTCGACAGCGGGTATCGCCGCTACCTGGAGCGTAAATTCCGCGAGCAGTTCGGCTACCACGGCACTCCGGTGCGTTTCGCGGTGCGCGTTCGCGAGCGCAACCCGCGGAGGCGCTAG
- the secA2 gene encoding accessory Sec system translocase SecA2: MGKFDWFWKAMGSSSERNDKKSKGIVAQAHQLIGEYEQRSDTELVDTIRGTVDSGQIKKKPEFLAALTVASARTLGMTPFEVQNQAVLRLLEGDVIQMATGEGKTLVGAMAATGFALTGKRVHVITVNDYLAARDADWMRPLVEFFGLTVASVTEASSREERVRAYRCDIVYAPVAEVGFDHLRDNQITHRDQTVQPAADVALVDEADSVLVDEALVPLVLAGAKPGEQATGQITEAVSHLVEDKDYTIDSDRRNVFLTDDGAAKVERELGIDSLYSDENIGTVLVRVNLALHAKALLIRDVHYIVRDGKIDLVDASRGRVADLQRWPDGLQAAVESKEGLDVSEGGRILDQITLQALMRRYPLVCGMTGTAVEATDQLRQFYDLHVSVIDRAKELKRFDEVDRIYATMEDKFAALVDEIAHIHSTGQPVLVGTHDVAESEALAEALEERGITVNVLNAKNDAEEARIVAEAGDLGRVTVSTQMAGRGTDIRLGGADETDRDAVVELGGLAVIGTARHRTARLDNQLRGRAGRQGDPGLSVFFVALEDDIVVSGGADEKVTAHPDENGLIDTKRVRDFIEHCQRVTEGQLLEIHAQTWKYNQLLADHREIVDKRRASLLDTGQAWRELSERSPQRAAQLQAQGIAPEVLEQAAREIMLFHLDDEWSEHLAVMDDVRESIHLRAIARETPITEFHRIAVREFKELANRAVDRAVETFESVHIDADGAHLTDAGWKRPNATWTYMVSDNPLSGGGNSVISGIASIFR; this comes from the coding sequence ATGGGCAAGTTTGACTGGTTCTGGAAGGCGATGGGCTCTTCGAGCGAGCGCAACGACAAGAAGTCGAAGGGCATCGTCGCGCAGGCGCACCAGCTGATCGGGGAGTACGAGCAGCGCAGCGACACGGAGCTTGTGGACACGATCCGGGGGACAGTCGACAGCGGCCAGATCAAGAAAAAGCCGGAGTTTCTAGCGGCGTTGACGGTGGCGTCGGCGCGCACGCTGGGAATGACTCCGTTCGAGGTGCAGAACCAGGCGGTGCTCCGCCTCCTCGAAGGCGACGTGATCCAGATGGCCACGGGCGAGGGCAAAACGCTCGTCGGAGCGATGGCAGCGACGGGCTTCGCGCTCACGGGGAAGCGCGTGCACGTGATCACGGTGAACGATTATTTGGCGGCGCGCGACGCGGACTGGATGCGCCCGCTGGTGGAGTTCTTCGGGTTGACGGTGGCGTCGGTGACGGAGGCGTCGTCACGCGAGGAGCGGGTGCGCGCCTACCGCTGCGATATCGTCTACGCGCCGGTCGCGGAGGTCGGTTTCGACCATCTGCGCGATAATCAGATCACTCACCGCGACCAGACCGTCCAGCCCGCCGCGGATGTCGCGCTCGTCGACGAAGCGGACAGCGTGCTTGTCGACGAAGCCTTGGTTCCCCTCGTCCTCGCCGGCGCGAAACCGGGGGAGCAGGCCACCGGGCAGATCACTGAGGCCGTGTCTCACCTGGTGGAGGACAAGGATTACACCATCGATTCCGACCGACGCAACGTCTTCCTCACCGACGACGGAGCAGCGAAAGTGGAGCGTGAGCTGGGCATCGATTCCCTGTACTCGGACGAGAATATTGGCACTGTCCTGGTGCGCGTGAACTTGGCGCTGCACGCGAAGGCTCTGCTGATCAGGGATGTCCACTACATCGTGCGCGACGGGAAGATCGATCTCGTCGACGCCTCCCGCGGGCGCGTCGCGGACCTGCAGCGCTGGCCCGACGGTCTGCAGGCGGCAGTGGAGTCGAAGGAGGGCCTCGACGTTTCCGAGGGCGGGCGCATTCTGGACCAGATCACTCTGCAGGCCCTGATGCGCCGGTACCCGCTGGTTTGCGGAATGACGGGTACGGCAGTGGAGGCGACGGACCAGCTGCGCCAGTTCTACGACCTCCACGTTTCAGTCATCGACCGTGCCAAGGAACTGAAGCGTTTCGACGAAGTCGACCGTATCTACGCCACCATGGAGGACAAGTTCGCCGCTCTCGTCGACGAGATTGCCCACATCCATTCAACCGGGCAGCCGGTGCTCGTGGGTACGCACGATGTGGCTGAATCGGAGGCGCTCGCAGAGGCGCTCGAGGAACGGGGGATCACGGTCAACGTCCTTAACGCGAAGAACGACGCGGAGGAGGCCCGCATCGTCGCTGAAGCGGGCGACCTCGGCCGCGTGACGGTGTCGACGCAGATGGCCGGCCGCGGCACTGACATCCGTCTCGGCGGCGCCGACGAGACGGACCGCGACGCAGTGGTCGAACTCGGTGGTCTCGCCGTCATCGGCACTGCCCGCCACCGCACCGCGCGCCTGGACAACCAGCTGCGCGGCCGCGCCGGCCGGCAGGGCGACCCAGGCTTAAGTGTCTTCTTCGTTGCTCTTGAGGACGACATCGTCGTGTCCGGCGGCGCTGACGAAAAAGTCACCGCACACCCCGACGAGAACGGCCTCATCGACACCAAACGCGTCCGCGATTTCATCGAGCACTGCCAGCGCGTCACCGAGGGGCAGCTCTTGGAGATCCACGCGCAGACGTGGAAGTACAACCAGTTGCTGGCGGACCACAGGGAGATCGTCGATAAGCGGCGTGCGTCGCTGCTGGACACCGGTCAAGCCTGGCGCGAGCTCTCTGAGCGCAGCCCTCAGCGCGCAGCCCAACTTCAGGCGCAGGGCATCGCCCCAGAGGTGCTCGAACAGGCCGCACGCGAGATCATGCTCTTCCACCTCGACGACGAATGGTCCGAGCACCTCGCCGTCATGGATGACGTGCGCGAATCCATCCACCTGCGCGCCATCGCCCGGGAAACGCCGATCACCGAATTTCACCGCATCGCCGTCCGGGAATTCAAAGAGCTGGCCAACCGTGCTGTCGACCGCGCAGTCGAAACCTTCGAAAGCGTGCATATCGACGCCGACGGTGCCCACCTCACCGATGCCGGCTGGAAGCGCCCCAACGCGACATGGACCTATATGGTTTCCGACAACCCGCTTTCTGGCGGCGGAAACTCCGTGATTTCGGGCATAGCCAGCATTTTCCGCTGA
- a CDS encoding pseudouridine synthase: MTPPARREGTPDNNNANNREERFFLSNAKPAKHQNVSLSKRRENAEKNENNEPHPLADNWWDEREDPVAPLGKEIEHGDEDGKRTPRRKPNEGIRLQKVLAQAGVASRRHSEVMIDEGRIEVNGKIIRKQGVRVDPNVDIIRVDGVRVNVNEEHQYFALNKPRGMHTTMEDDMGRPCVGDLVADRVVAGQRLFHVGRLDADTEGLLLLTNDGELANRLMHPKYEVSKTYLATVLGEAKPALVRDLKKGIELDDGVAKADFAQIVDTYQGQSLVRLEIHEGRKHVVRRMLKAAGFPVQRLVRTKIHTVQLGELKPGTMRALNDSELTALYKAVDM, translated from the coding sequence TTCCTCTCCAACGCGAAGCCCGCCAAGCACCAGAACGTCAGCTTGAGCAAACGGCGCGAGAACGCCGAGAAAAACGAGAATAACGAGCCGCACCCGCTCGCCGACAACTGGTGGGACGAGCGCGAAGATCCCGTCGCCCCGCTCGGCAAGGAGATTGAGCACGGCGACGAGGACGGAAAGCGCACTCCACGCCGCAAGCCGAACGAGGGGATCCGTTTGCAGAAGGTGCTCGCCCAGGCGGGCGTGGCCTCCCGCCGCCACTCCGAGGTCATGATCGACGAGGGCCGCATCGAGGTCAACGGGAAAATCATCCGCAAGCAGGGCGTGCGCGTGGACCCGAACGTGGACATCATCCGCGTCGACGGAGTGCGCGTGAACGTCAACGAGGAGCACCAGTATTTCGCGCTGAACAAACCGCGTGGCATGCACACCACCATGGAGGACGACATGGGCCGTCCGTGCGTGGGCGACCTAGTGGCGGACCGTGTTGTGGCGGGGCAGCGCCTCTTCCACGTCGGGCGCCTCGACGCTGACACGGAGGGCCTGCTCCTGCTCACCAACGACGGCGAACTGGCCAACCGTCTCATGCACCCGAAATACGAGGTGTCCAAGACTTACCTCGCAACAGTGCTCGGTGAGGCGAAACCGGCGCTCGTGCGCGATCTGAAGAAGGGCATCGAGCTTGACGACGGCGTGGCGAAGGCCGACTTCGCCCAGATCGTCGACACCTACCAGGGGCAGTCCCTGGTCCGCCTGGAGATCCACGAAGGGCGCAAGCACGTCGTGCGCCGCATGCTCAAGGCTGCCGGCTTCCCAGTGCAGCGGCTCGTGCGCACCAAGATTCACACTGTGCAGCTCGGCGAGCTCAAACCGGGCACTATGCGCGCACTCAACGACTCGGAGCTGACTGCTCTCTACAAGGCGGTGGACATGTAA
- a CDS encoding class I SAM-dependent methyltransferase, whose translation MEEHPDPRHFKPSGKEAPGFADAAARAFTAGAFTAGATDYDAVRPSYPPEVAALVSGAVSLIDVGAGTGKLTSTLLERGRGRRVWAVDPSISMLRVLRAACPDVPVWRATAEATGLRDGVVDAYVSAQTWHWVDADAASAEADRVVAPGGSLMLCWNTLDVSHPWVLRLSRISHSGDVHREGFYPAVAAPWRLEREVRTRWFQAVTPEDLFALARTRSYWLRANAATQQKVEANLSWYLYERLGFDRGQPVPLPYRTDAFLYRRGRR comes from the coding sequence ATGGAGGAGCACCCGGACCCGCGGCATTTCAAACCTAGCGGCAAGGAGGCGCCCGGGTTCGCGGATGCCGCGGCCCGCGCATTCACGGCCGGAGCTTTCACGGCCGGTGCGACGGACTACGACGCTGTGCGCCCGTCGTACCCGCCGGAAGTCGCGGCGCTCGTCAGCGGCGCGGTTTCGCTTATCGACGTCGGCGCCGGCACCGGCAAACTCACCTCCACGTTGTTGGAGCGCGGACGGGGGCGGCGGGTGTGGGCGGTGGATCCGTCGATAAGCATGCTTCGCGTGCTGCGCGCGGCGTGCCCGGACGTACCTGTCTGGCGTGCGACGGCGGAAGCGACGGGCCTGCGTGACGGAGTCGTCGACGCGTATGTCAGCGCGCAGACGTGGCACTGGGTGGACGCGGATGCCGCAAGTGCCGAAGCCGACCGTGTGGTCGCTCCCGGCGGTTCACTGATGCTGTGTTGGAACACCCTCGACGTGTCCCACCCGTGGGTGCTGCGCCTGTCGCGCATCAGCCATTCCGGGGATGTGCACAGGGAGGGCTTCTACCCTGCTGTCGCCGCGCCCTGGCGACTCGAACGCGAGGTGCGCACACGGTGGTTCCAGGCGGTCACGCCTGAGGACCTGTTCGCACTCGCGCGGACGCGCTCGTACTGGCTGCGGGCGAACGCCGCGACACAGCAGAAGGTGGAGGCGAATTTGAGCTGGTACCTTTACGAGCGCCTCGGCTTCGATCGGGGGCAGCCTGTTCCGCTCCCCTACCGCACAGACGCGTTCCTGTACCGCCGCGGCCGCCGGTGA
- a CDS encoding PHB depolymerase family esterase, which translates to MKRTRTAAASAVFLLTLAGLGACGENNEDLHVSDAADEAREEIAEVEADFSGEPSTFNQTVKIGDRSREYLVTTPPEVEDRENLPLIFVFHGYRMTDSSMRKMTELDKANAVVVYMQGVNTAWAPAPYATTTGDEDLAFFDAVRQEMIDTYPINPARVFAFGLSNGGGFAAYTACHRAHQITGIATVSAAYYERVLENCAPIPTKQIDFHGTSDKTINYDGGVRYGTNYDALSFVMDEAARRNHCAPDPSTENLDRPGEEFIWEHCDAPLRHYRLDGSSHIWPGSDSDKGPGEHTTDDFATREILDFFGISSRENLG; encoded by the coding sequence GTGAAACGCACACGCACAGCTGCCGCTTCAGCCGTGTTTCTGCTCACCCTCGCCGGCCTTGGCGCGTGCGGCGAAAACAACGAGGACCTGCACGTCTCCGATGCCGCCGACGAGGCCCGGGAAGAAATCGCTGAGGTAGAAGCCGATTTCAGCGGGGAACCGAGCACCTTCAACCAGACCGTCAAGATCGGCGACCGCTCGCGCGAGTACCTCGTGACAACACCACCCGAAGTTGAAGACCGCGAAAATCTTCCCCTGATCTTCGTCTTCCACGGCTACAGAATGACCGACTCCTCCATGCGGAAGATGACCGAACTGGACAAGGCCAACGCCGTCGTCGTGTACATGCAGGGAGTCAACACAGCTTGGGCTCCCGCTCCCTACGCGACAACGACCGGCGACGAAGATCTCGCTTTCTTCGACGCAGTGCGCCAAGAGATGATCGACACGTACCCGATCAACCCCGCCCGCGTCTTCGCCTTCGGTCTCTCCAACGGCGGTGGCTTCGCCGCGTACACCGCCTGCCACCGCGCCCACCAGATCACCGGAATCGCGACGGTGTCCGCCGCCTACTACGAGCGTGTATTGGAAAACTGCGCGCCCATTCCCACCAAGCAGATCGACTTCCACGGGACATCCGACAAGACCATCAACTACGACGGGGGAGTGCGCTACGGCACGAACTACGATGCCCTCTCCTTCGTCATGGACGAGGCCGCCCGCAGAAACCACTGCGCACCGGACCCGTCGACGGAGAACCTGGACCGGCCCGGCGAAGAGTTCATCTGGGAGCATTGCGACGCCCCGTTGCGCCACTACCGCCTCGACGGCAGCTCCCACATCTGGCCCGGAAGCGACAGCGACAAAGGGCCCGGGGAGCACACCACCGATGACTTCGCCACACGGGAGATACTCGATTTTTTCGGTATTTCTTCGCGCGAAAATTTAGGTTAA
- the cmk gene encoding (d)CMP kinase, with product MSESANILTNMPDGGLILAVDGPSGTGKSTTCRALAKQLDAKYVDTGAMYRVATLAVLRAGIDPADNEAVIAATRELPLEVSEDPDSTDVILDGENVAGEIRGREVTQNVSAVSAIPEVRTNLVELQRKLAREAHRAIVEGRDIGTVVLVDAPAKAFLTASPEVRATRRYDQDIAAGRDADYDTVLADVIRRDELDSSRATSPLRPAEDAEIIDTSDMDKGEVLDALISLIERSAR from the coding sequence ATGAGCGAATCTGCGAACATTCTCACGAATATGCCTGACGGGGGCCTGATTCTCGCCGTCGACGGCCCGTCAGGCACCGGCAAGTCCACCACTTGCCGCGCATTAGCGAAGCAGCTCGACGCGAAATACGTGGACACCGGTGCCATGTACCGGGTGGCGACACTCGCTGTGCTTCGCGCGGGCATCGACCCGGCTGATAACGAGGCAGTCATCGCAGCGACGCGCGAGTTGCCGCTCGAGGTGTCCGAAGACCCCGATTCCACCGACGTCATTCTCGACGGCGAGAACGTCGCGGGCGAGATCCGCGGCCGCGAGGTCACCCAAAACGTCTCGGCGGTCTCCGCCATCCCGGAAGTCCGCACCAACCTCGTCGAACTGCAGCGCAAGCTCGCGCGTGAAGCGCACCGCGCGATTGTCGAAGGCCGCGACATTGGCACCGTCGTGCTTGTCGACGCCCCCGCCAAAGCCTTCCTCACCGCTTCCCCCGAGGTCCGGGCCACTCGCCGTTACGACCAGGACATCGCGGCCGGCCGCGACGCCGACTACGACACTGTCCTAGCCGATGTCATCCGTCGCGACGAGCTGGATTCCTCCCGCGCAACGAGCCCACTGCGCCCGGCCGAAGACGCGGAGATCATCGACACCTCCGACATGGACAAAGGCGAGGTCTTGGACGCTTTGATCTCGTTGATCGAAAGGAGCGCGCGATGA
- a CDS encoding 3-hydroxyacyl-CoA dehydrogenase NAD-binding domain-containing protein produces MSWYRNRNFTVLAAGVLGAQIAFMATYTGINVTSYDINDDAVAAGKKRFDAIGGQMIKELSSATEETVAAARSHLSQTSDLAEAVGAADVIIEAVPERLDLKRDVWAKVGELAPKHTIFATNTSTLLPSDIADASGAPERFLNAGMELAQLDIADIADMDRDWRNSTGSPMGLFQIIDEVGLRTVAAILQSEQDAPEWKKQFLAETIVPMIEAGKTGREAGEGIYTYDADGKPRAV; encoded by the coding sequence ATTAGTTGGTATCGAAATAGGAATTTCACAGTCCTTGCGGCCGGTGTTTTGGGTGCGCAGATCGCATTCATGGCCACCTATACCGGAATCAACGTGACGTCCTACGACATCAACGACGACGCCGTCGCGGCAGGGAAGAAGCGTTTCGACGCGATCGGCGGGCAAATGATCAAGGAGCTCTCCTCAGCAACGGAGGAGACCGTCGCCGCAGCCCGCTCCCACCTTTCGCAGACATCCGATCTCGCCGAGGCGGTCGGTGCTGCCGACGTGATCATCGAGGCAGTCCCAGAACGCCTCGACCTGAAGCGCGACGTGTGGGCCAAGGTCGGCGAGTTGGCTCCCAAACACACCATCTTCGCGACCAACACCTCAACGTTGCTCCCGAGCGACATCGCGGATGCTTCGGGTGCTCCGGAGCGCTTCCTCAACGCAGGCATGGAACTAGCGCAGCTTGATATTGCGGACATTGCGGACATGGACAGGGATTGGCGCAACTCCACCGGCTCACCTATGGGGCTGTTCCAGATCATCGACGAGGTGGGCCTCCGTACCGTCGCGGCCATCCTCCAGAGTGAACAGGACGCGCCCGAGTGGAAGAAGCAATTCCTCGCCGAGACGATTGTCCCGATGATCGAAGCCGGCAAAACCGGACGCGAAGCTGGCGAAGGGATCTACACCTACGACGCGGACGGCAAGCCGCGCGCGGTTTAA